One segment of Danio aesculapii chromosome 3, fDanAes4.1, whole genome shotgun sequence DNA contains the following:
- the LOC130221547 gene encoding intercellular adhesion molecule 1 isoform X3, which translates to MLQCFLGLFSAVSLLVTVKGTNAVCPLKINPLKLVVRFNSSASADCSTSVTHQGMGWESTMGAVPLSTASLITWRVSQLIDWEIQPPFCYINYDENQCTVDLPVTIYKTPDSVSISTVNQVMMEGNQYELQCDIHNVAPAQNLTVNWYKGETLVNQTNFTDTIKRPVSKTSKLLIHPDRTDDGAQYRCETELKLGEAGPQPPPKNTSKPLIIEVHYKPKHSISTEKISQSDAVYLNCTVKANPAAVYTWHSEHLTEKISSSVIQSSTLSPGNYTCTATNNLGAESKVFIVSSAGRTTFWAIVIAGVVLAVLLIVSYVIIKIKSPPNTVI; encoded by the exons ATGCTTCAGTGTTTCTTGGGACTTTTCTCAGCAGTATCACTGCTTGTGACCGTCAAAG GTACAAATGCTGTATGTCCTCTTAAGATCAACCCATTAAAACTTGTTGTGAGGTTTAATAGTTCAGCTTCAGCTGACTGCAGCACTTCTGTCACACATCAGGGGATGGGATGGGAATCCACGATGGGAGCAGTGCCCCTGTCCACAGCCAGTCTGATTACATGGAGAGTGTCACAGCTGATAGACTGGGAGATACAGCCACCATTCTGCTACATAAACTATGACGAAAATCAGTGTACAGTAGATCTCCCAGTCACTATTTACA AGACTCCAGACAGTGTTTCCATCAGCACTGTGAATCAAGTAATGATGGAGGGAAACCAGTATGAGCTCCAGTGTGACATTCACAATGTGGCTCCTGCTCAGAATCTCACTGTCAACTGGTACAAAGGAGAAACTCTGGTGAATCAAACCAACTTTACAGACACCATCAAAAGGCCAGTCAGTAAAACATCTAAACTCCTGATCCATCCAGACAGAACTGATGATGGAGCTCAGTACAGATGTGAAACAGAGCTGAAACTGGGAGAAGCAGGACCTCAACCTCCtcctaaaaacacatcaaaacctCTCATCATTGAAGTTCACT ATAAACCAAAACACTCCATATCAACAGAGAAGATCAGTCAGAGCGATGCTGTCTATCTAAACTGTACAGTGAAGGCAAACCCGGCTGCTGTGTACACATGGCACTCAGAGCATCTGACAGAGAAGATCAGCTCCTCAGTGATCCAGTCCTCCACACTCAGTCCAGGAAACTACACCTGCACCGCCACAAACAATCTGGGAGCAGAAAGCAAAGTGTTCATCGTCAGTTCTGCAG GAAGGACCACATTCTGGGCCATTGTTATAGCTGGCGTCGTGTTGGCAGTCCTGTTAATCGTCTCTTATGTAATAATCAAGATTAAAAGTCCTCCAAACACTGTCATTTAA